Proteins from one Planctomyces sp. SH-PL62 genomic window:
- a CDS encoding PEP-CTERM sorting domain-containing protein (PEP-CTERM proteins occur, often in large numbers, in the proteomes of bacteria that also encode an exosortase, a predicted intramembrane cysteine proteinase. The presence of a PEP-CTERM domain at a protein's C-terminus predicts cleavage within the sorting domain, followed by covalent anchoring to some some component of the (usually Gram-negative) cell surface. Many PEP-CTERM proteins exhibit an unusual sequence composition that includes large numbers of potential glycosylation sites. Expression of one such protein has been shown restore the ability of a bacterium to form floc, a type of biofilm.), producing the protein MRTLRPLALLAALAAAVAVAPAVQAETVLFGTDGVFTSSGTSTLDLGNGNSISFNGQGFNTANPNPFTFATFGQFDTSGFTTDIETPVTTGFELTIGQLAPTFGEAQFIGTIAGNLTVSSSGVVLTFTSPLAVMIGNIKYEILSSDLGAGTLVLSPPEINNGLTSINARITAIPEPSAFILMGLAAPAAFLYRRRTATVA; encoded by the coding sequence ATGCGAACTCTTCGTCCCCTCGCGCTGCTCGCCGCCTTGGCCGCAGCCGTCGCGGTCGCCCCCGCCGTCCAGGCCGAGACGGTGCTCTTCGGCACCGACGGCGTCTTCACGTCGAGCGGCACCAGCACGCTCGACCTGGGGAATGGCAACTCCATCTCGTTCAACGGCCAGGGGTTCAACACCGCCAACCCCAACCCCTTCACCTTCGCCACCTTCGGCCAGTTCGACACGAGCGGCTTCACGACGGACATCGAAACCCCGGTCACGACCGGCTTCGAACTGACCATCGGCCAGTTGGCGCCGACCTTCGGCGAGGCCCAGTTCATCGGCACCATCGCCGGCAACCTGACCGTCTCCAGCAGCGGCGTGGTCCTCACGTTCACCTCGCCGCTGGCCGTGATGATCGGGAACATCAAGTATGAGATCCTCTCCTCCGACCTGGGCGCCGGCACACTCGTCCTGTCTCCTCCGGAGATCAACAACGGCCTGACGAGCATCAACGCCCGGATCACGGCCATCCCCGAGCCGTCGGCCTTCATCCTGATGGGCCTCGCCGCCCCGGCGGCGTTCCTCTACCGTCGGCGCACCGCCACGGTGGCCTGA
- a CDS encoding DUF1559 domain-containing protein encodes MADTNPTTVRRGFSLIELLVVILIIAVLIALLLPAVQAVREGARRVQCTNNLKQLALAAANYHDVNGVLPGSQYGAATLGQFVRLLPYLEQGPAYASANFDRQALYPENSTIAGQAIGGLICPSDTDSAPVSVDAGEWFAPSIGLWRQCFSSYAGFSGTWTLSLGSDGFAQRYASMNGVIYGEGAVGLSGITDGASNTLLFGECAHGVLTGGKVNTDGLTRPPSGYHWWHLGAGKHSQVETFFPPNGSGKIGPTTVNHVPRNPASFHPGGVNAAFCDGSVRFIKETVDSWRNDPATGYPPEVGRDGTGEPDIDGMSLYTIAPGTYFGVWQKLSTRNFGDVVATDEF; translated from the coding sequence ATGGCGGATACCAACCCCACCACAGTCCGCCGTGGTTTCAGCTTGATCGAGCTACTGGTGGTGATCCTGATCATCGCCGTGTTGATCGCGCTCCTGCTGCCCGCCGTGCAAGCCGTGCGCGAGGGGGCCCGGCGGGTCCAGTGCACGAACAACCTCAAGCAACTCGCCCTGGCGGCGGCCAACTACCACGACGTCAACGGCGTCCTCCCGGGCAGCCAGTACGGGGCGGCCACGCTCGGCCAGTTCGTCCGCCTCCTGCCCTACCTGGAGCAGGGCCCGGCCTATGCTTCGGCCAACTTCGACCGGCAGGCTCTCTACCCGGAGAACAGCACGATCGCGGGTCAGGCCATCGGCGGCTTGATCTGTCCCAGCGACACCGATTCAGCCCCGGTGTCGGTGGACGCGGGCGAGTGGTTCGCACCTTCCATCGGGTTGTGGCGGCAGTGCTTCTCCAGCTACGCCGGGTTCTCGGGCACCTGGACGCTGAGCCTGGGCAGCGACGGATTCGCCCAGCGATATGCCAGCATGAATGGCGTGATCTATGGCGAGGGCGCGGTCGGGCTCTCCGGGATCACCGATGGCGCGAGCAACACCCTGCTCTTCGGCGAGTGCGCCCATGGCGTGCTGACCGGGGGGAAGGTGAACACCGACGGCCTCACCCGGCCGCCGTCCGGCTACCACTGGTGGCACCTGGGCGCGGGCAAGCATTCGCAGGTCGAGACGTTCTTCCCGCCGAACGGGTCGGGGAAGATCGGCCCGACCACGGTCAACCATGTCCCGAGGAACCCGGCGAGCTTCCATCCCGGCGGGGTCAACGCGGCCTTCTGCGACGGCTCGGTGCGGTTCATCAAGGAGACGGTCGACAGCTGGCGGAACGACCCGGCGACCGGCTACCCGCCGGAGGTCGGCCGTGACGGGACCGGCGAGCCCGACATCGACGGCATGAGCCTGTACACGATCGCTCCGGGGACGTACTTCGGCGTCTGGCAGAAGCTCTCGACCCGCAACTTCGGCGACGTCGTCGCTACCGACGAGTTTTGA
- a CDS encoding dihydroorotate dehydrogenase electron transfer subunit, whose product MSDATCQSRAVMRPTATILENQEVARGTFRLRVADPEIARRILPGQFVMVRGVDEGTDDPLLGRPFALYDVQRDGEGEPVSFDVVYLVIGRGTAALSRRKPGDRVDVWGPLGNGFGPSPGPGSALFVAGGIGQTPFVALGREWLGRTTYGDQAGEDRRPPVDSATLLYGVRSAGLLAGVEDFERAGVGVEIATDDGSAGRHGFVTQLLSDRLQAGERPAKIVACGPPPMLAAVARLAQEYAVACDVSLENHMACGFGACFSCVTPILQDDGRPDLRRVCVEGPVFPSHRVDWSRPSH is encoded by the coding sequence ATGAGCGACGCGACCTGCCAGAGTCGGGCCGTGATGCGTCCCACCGCGACCATCCTGGAAAACCAGGAGGTCGCGCGGGGCACGTTCCGCCTCCGGGTCGCCGACCCGGAGATCGCCCGGCGCATCCTCCCCGGCCAGTTCGTCATGGTGCGAGGCGTGGACGAAGGGACCGACGATCCGCTGCTGGGTCGGCCGTTCGCCCTCTACGACGTCCAGCGCGACGGCGAGGGCGAGCCGGTCTCGTTCGATGTCGTCTATCTGGTCATCGGCCGGGGGACCGCCGCCCTGTCGCGCCGGAAGCCCGGCGATCGGGTCGACGTCTGGGGACCGCTGGGCAACGGCTTCGGCCCCTCGCCCGGGCCGGGCTCCGCCCTTTTCGTCGCCGGCGGGATCGGCCAGACCCCGTTCGTTGCCCTCGGTCGAGAATGGCTGGGACGAACGACTTACGGCGACCAGGCGGGCGAAGATCGGCGTCCGCCGGTCGATTCCGCGACCCTCCTTTACGGCGTCCGCTCGGCCGGGCTGCTGGCCGGGGTCGAGGATTTCGAGCGGGCGGGCGTCGGCGTCGAGATCGCCACCGACGACGGCTCCGCCGGCCGTCACGGTTTCGTCACCCAACTTCTGTCTGATCGGCTTCAGGCCGGGGAACGGCCCGCCAAGATCGTCGCCTGCGGTCCCCCGCCGATGCTCGCGGCCGTCGCCCGACTGGCCCAGGAGTACGCCGTGGCTTGCGACGTATCCCTCGAAAACCACATGGCTTGCGGCTTCGGGGCCTGCTTCAGCTGCGTGACCCCGATCCTCCAGGACGACGGCCGGCCCGACCTCCGGCGCGTCTGCGTCGAAGGGCCCGTCTTCCCCTCCCACCGCGTCGACTGGTCGCGACCGTCGCACTGA
- a CDS encoding UvrB/UvrC motif-containing protein — protein sequence MRKDLDDVIQGWPYDPEPGEVLAREVRARDGRNVLQIRIELGVLQLEVAGRPDGSRPHGASTYLDYLRYHAANQATDGDKGSDWLMSQHHCVEADREFVQFYHRRMAWLSLRRYELAIRDSDHTLALMDFVRKHGSDEDYIASHEQFRGLVQFHRAQAQAALSLEHRRPEEAIDALRDGVERLLSHQRAWWEERDATDSPNPSLIEQLRLNEQEIRRNFAVEKTLREQLDEAVAREDYEQAARIRDQIREQARTHR from the coding sequence ATGCGGAAGGATTTGGACGACGTCATCCAGGGGTGGCCTTATGATCCCGAACCGGGCGAGGTCCTGGCTCGCGAGGTCCGGGCGCGGGATGGCCGTAACGTCTTGCAGATCCGGATCGAGCTCGGCGTACTCCAGCTTGAGGTCGCAGGCCGGCCCGACGGATCGCGGCCGCACGGTGCGTCCACCTACCTGGACTACCTGCGTTACCACGCCGCCAACCAGGCGACGGACGGCGATAAAGGCTCGGACTGGCTGATGTCGCAGCATCATTGCGTCGAGGCGGATCGCGAGTTCGTCCAGTTCTACCACCGCCGCATGGCCTGGCTGTCGCTCCGGCGCTATGAGCTGGCGATCCGCGATTCCGACCACACGCTGGCGCTCATGGATTTCGTGCGAAAGCATGGATCGGACGAGGATTACATCGCCTCGCACGAGCAGTTCCGGGGGCTCGTCCAGTTTCACCGGGCCCAGGCCCAGGCGGCCCTCTCCCTCGAACACAGGCGTCCGGAGGAGGCGATCGACGCTCTCCGCGACGGCGTCGAGAGGCTCCTGAGTCATCAGCGGGCCTGGTGGGAGGAACGTGACGCGACCGATTCCCCCAACCCCTCTCTGATCGAGCAGCTTCGGCTCAACGAGCAGGAGATTCGCCGCAACTTCGCCGTAGAAAAGACCTTGCGCGAGCAGCTCGATGAGGCCGTCGCGCGAGAGGACTATGAGCAGGCGGCCCGGATCCGCGACCAGATCCGCGAGCAGGCCCGGACCCACCGCTGA
- a CDS encoding Calx-beta domain-containing protein has translation MFFDRFIARRRRQAAVRANVRSRRPAVELMEQRQLLATYITVGNVTMTEGTGGTSTANFVVSLSAPSTQSVSVDYDTADWTAHAGSDYVAASGTLTFAPGEKTKVVPVSIVPDATPELSELFNLNLSNSTNGTIFTKSATGKIVDDDTVLAPKLAVADVRMLRGMTGPRTMTFNITLNSAQRTSVSVKAATSNWSAVAGVDYTAKAELLTFAPGETTKSFTVTIFGTSTATSDKKFLVTLSGTSASLARGTAAGTMAYGA, from the coding sequence ATGTTCTTCGACAGATTCATTGCCCGGCGTCGCCGCCAGGCCGCCGTCCGCGCCAACGTCCGGTCCCGCCGCCCCGCCGTCGAGCTCATGGAGCAGCGTCAGCTCCTGGCGACCTACATCACCGTCGGCAACGTCACGATGACCGAGGGGACCGGCGGCACATCCACGGCGAACTTCGTGGTCAGCCTCTCGGCCCCCTCCACGCAGTCGGTCTCCGTCGACTACGACACCGCGGATTGGACGGCCCACGCCGGCTCGGACTACGTGGCCGCTTCCGGGACGTTGACGTTCGCCCCGGGCGAGAAGACCAAGGTCGTCCCGGTCTCGATCGTCCCCGACGCCACCCCCGAGTTGAGCGAACTCTTCAATCTGAATCTGTCCAACTCGACCAACGGCACGATCTTCACGAAGTCGGCCACCGGGAAGATCGTCGACGACGACACCGTCCTGGCCCCGAAGCTGGCCGTCGCCGACGTCCGGATGCTGCGAGGCATGACCGGGCCCCGGACCATGACCTTCAACATCACCCTCAACTCGGCGCAGCGGACCTCCGTATCGGTGAAGGCCGCCACGTCCAACTGGTCGGCCGTCGCGGGCGTGGACTATACGGCGAAGGCGGAATTGCTGACGTTCGCCCCCGGCGAGACGACCAAGTCGTTCACCGTGACGATCTTCGGGACCTCCACGGCGACGAGCGACAAGAAGTTCCTCGTGACGCTGAGCGGCACGAGCGCGTCGCTCGCCCGCGGGACCGCCGCCGGCACGATGGCCTACGGCGCGTGA
- a CDS encoding pseudouridine synthase, giving the protein MAERRSFQGGGKGRPARKEGGGPKPPGGPQRSLSGSGPRRFNKGAKPFRPGQPQGSQSNYGDRRPPRPGGPGQGPGSNYGDRKPSRGPAGGAPRQPRRFEAQGGPENEKGDRLQKVLAQSGLGSRRACEEYILQGRVTVDGKTVKELGARVHPGSSVIAVDGERLKAERHVYFAVNKPKGYVSTNEDPAGRPRVVDLLSEIPERVYTVGRLDEDSTGLMILTNDGQLANRLAHPRFGVEKVYRAVVAGSPGPDILARLTEGVWLSEGKVRAKRSRIVGSQGEATILELVLAEGKKREIRRMLAKFGHKVMILTRIAIGPITLKGISVGEHRQLTRTEVDMLRKVAAGVAISPTRFLPDNARPPGKGPRPNQGYGQNRPNQGYGQGRPNQGYGQGRPNQGYGQNRPNQGYGQGRPAAGPRAAEGRGPGHEIDIEALGPPPSQRRARPEGRPNDDRQNQPVRSPSGVVPPRSHYSEGPQGGPPSRPSGRGRPGAPGGRPQGYRPEGPSSRPQGYRPEGGPSRPQGGYRAEGGPPRPQGGYRAEGGPPSRPQGGYRAEGGPPSQRPPRPEGGGRPEGPGPRPPGGPGRVPRPAGPPPSQRRSTEQGPPPGPAPKGRRVIGLDAKIYRETTEAVNEGQAPKRPMPKRRPLRKAMGIKRKRPGGKA; this is encoded by the coding sequence ATGGCGGAGCGACGATCATTCCAGGGAGGCGGAAAAGGCCGACCGGCGCGAAAAGAAGGGGGCGGACCCAAACCGCCCGGCGGCCCCCAGCGGAGCCTTTCCGGGTCAGGACCTCGGCGATTCAACAAGGGGGCCAAGCCGTTTCGCCCCGGCCAGCCTCAGGGATCGCAGTCCAACTACGGCGATCGTCGGCCCCCTCGGCCCGGCGGACCGGGGCAGGGGCCGGGGTCGAATTACGGCGACCGCAAGCCCTCTCGCGGCCCCGCCGGCGGTGCCCCGCGCCAGCCCCGACGGTTCGAGGCCCAGGGCGGCCCCGAGAATGAGAAGGGCGACCGCCTCCAGAAAGTCCTGGCCCAGTCCGGGTTGGGGTCGCGCCGCGCCTGCGAGGAATACATCCTCCAGGGCCGTGTCACGGTCGACGGCAAGACCGTCAAGGAGCTTGGCGCGCGGGTGCACCCCGGCTCCTCCGTGATCGCCGTCGACGGCGAGAGGCTCAAGGCCGAGCGCCACGTCTACTTCGCGGTCAACAAGCCCAAGGGGTACGTCTCCACTAACGAAGACCCCGCCGGGCGTCCTCGGGTCGTCGACCTGCTCTCCGAGATCCCCGAGCGCGTCTACACCGTCGGCCGGCTCGACGAGGACAGCACCGGGCTGATGATCCTGACCAACGACGGCCAGCTCGCCAACCGCCTCGCCCATCCCAGGTTCGGCGTCGAGAAGGTCTATCGCGCCGTCGTCGCCGGCAGCCCCGGGCCCGACATCCTGGCCCGGCTGACCGAGGGAGTCTGGCTCTCCGAAGGCAAGGTGCGCGCCAAGCGGAGCCGCATCGTCGGCTCCCAGGGCGAGGCGACCATCCTGGAACTGGTCCTGGCCGAAGGCAAGAAACGCGAGATCCGCCGGATGCTCGCCAAATTCGGCCACAAGGTCATGATCCTGACCCGGATCGCGATCGGCCCGATCACCCTCAAGGGGATCAGCGTCGGTGAGCACCGGCAGCTCACGCGGACCGAAGTCGACATGCTCCGCAAGGTCGCCGCCGGCGTCGCCATCTCCCCCACTCGCTTCCTCCCGGACAACGCCCGCCCCCCCGGCAAGGGCCCGCGGCCGAATCAGGGCTACGGCCAGAACCGCCCCAATCAGGGCTATGGCCAGGGCAGGCCGAACCAGGGCTACGGCCAGGGTCGCCCGAATCAGGGTTACGGCCAGAACCGTCCCAACCAGGGCTACGGCCAGGGTCGCCCGGCCGCCGGACCGCGAGCGGCCGAAGGCCGAGGTCCGGGACATGAGATCGACATCGAGGCCCTGGGGCCGCCCCCCTCCCAGCGCCGGGCACGCCCCGAGGGACGGCCCAATGACGACCGACAGAATCAGCCGGTCCGGTCGCCCAGCGGCGTCGTCCCGCCTCGCTCGCATTACAGCGAAGGTCCCCAGGGAGGCCCGCCGTCGCGTCCCTCCGGTCGAGGCCGCCCGGGAGCGCCGGGAGGCCGTCCCCAGGGCTATCGTCCCGAAGGGCCGTCGTCGCGTCCCCAGGGCTACCGCCCCGAAGGAGGTCCGTCGCGACCCCAGGGCGGCTATCGCGCCGAAGGTGGCCCGCCGCGTCCCCAGGGAGGCTATCGTGCCGAAGGGGGCCCGCCGTCGCGCCCGCAGGGCGGCTATCGTGCCGAGGGAGGCCCGCCGTCGCAGCGGCCCCCCCGTCCCGAAGGTGGGGGTCGCCCCGAGGGGCCTGGCCCGCGTCCGCCGGGTGGTCCGGGGCGAGTGCCTCGTCCGGCCGGGCCGCCGCCGTCGCAGCGACGGAGCACGGAGCAGGGACCGCCGCCGGGACCCGCACCGAAGGGGCGTCGGGTCATCGGCCTCGATGCCAAGATTTATCGCGAGACGACCGAGGCCGTGAACGAAGGCCAGGCCCCCAAGCGGCCCATGCCGAAGCGTCGGCCTTTGCGTAAGGCGATGGGTATCAAGAGGAAGCGACCGGGCGGCAAAGCATGA